A DNA window from Pogona vitticeps strain Pit_001003342236 chromosome 2, PviZW2.1, whole genome shotgun sequence contains the following coding sequences:
- the FBXL12 gene encoding F-box/LRR-repeat protein 12 — MEKREREARSPPSLSDLPDSLLLMILAWLPPRDRLGGARICRRWNRLVRDKFLWRHVDLTSYKISSKTLWHLLRNHLQGSLRTLKAQGYINSVRKREVFTPALMQALGKQCPSLCHLCLTATDLRSLLYEHIPSSLTTLELSLCEIPSGWFKVPEGSQPLWTYPKIQHLVIRDVPSFSDQHLFNISVQGTLKSLVLSNTYRISDAGIQRASPHLGKLEHLTLQCCSIGDSATHFVGRHMKSLHTLDLGGSFHLTDAGLLCLSSLSLLEDVSLAHCIALSPEAILAFCQALPRLRHLDLSGIKFKDEIIHKIQATLPGSVVDQHGPSINTHGKPYQLVSKVHSRS, encoded by the exons ATGGAGAAACGGGAGAGGGAAGCCCGGTCGCCCCCAAGTCTCTCCGACCTCCCGGACAGTCTGCTGCTCATGATTCTGGCGTGGCTGCCCCCCCGTGACCGACTGGGTGGGGCCAG GATTTGTAGACGATGGAATCGCTTGGTGCGGGACAAGTTTCTGTGGAGACATGTGGACCTGACTTCCTACAAG ATATCTTCCAAGACTCTCTGGCATCTGTTGCGCAACCATCTCCAAGGCAGCCTGCGGACCCTGAAGGCACAGGGATACATTAATTCTGTCCGGAAGCGGGAAGTGTTCACTCCAGCATTGATGCAGGCCCTGGGCAAGCAGTGCCCTAGCCTCTGCCACCTGTGCCTGACAGCTACAGACCTCCGTTCCCTCCTCTATGAACATATCCCCTCCTCTCTCACCACCCTAGAGCTGAGCCTCTGTGAGATCCCTTCTGGGTGGTTCAAAGTGCCTGAAGGCTCTCAACCCTTGTGGACCTACCCAAAGATCCAGCATCTTGTCATCAGGGATGTCCCTTCCTTCTCCGACCAGCACCTCTTCAACATCTCTGTCCAaggcactctcaagagtcttgtCCTGTCCAACACCTATCGGATATCAGATGCAGGGATCCAGAGAGCCTCACCGCATCTTGGAAAGCTAGAGCACCTCACCTTGCAATGCTGTAGCATTGGCGATTCAGCCACGCACTTCGTTGGGCGCCACATGAAAAGCCTGCACACTTTAGACCTTGGGGGTAGTTTCCATCTGACAGATGCTGGTCTCCTTTGCCTGAGCAGCTTGTCTCTCCTGGAGGACGTCTCTCTGGCACATTGCATTGCACTTTCCCCAGAAGCCATCCTGGCCTTTTGCCAAGCACTGCCCCGACTACGACACCTCGATTTAAGTGGGATAAAATTTAAAGATGAGATCATCCACAAAATCCAGGCAACTTTGCCAGGCAGTGTGGTGGATCAACACGGCCCCAGCATAAATACCCATGGGAAACCTTACCAGTTAGTGAGCAAAGTTCATTCACGTAGTTGA
- the UBL5 gene encoding ubiquitin-like protein 5 yields MIEVVCNDRLGKKVRVKCNCDDTIRDLKKLIAAQTGTRWDKIVLKKWYTIFKDHVSLADYEIHDGMNLELYYQ; encoded by the exons ATGATTGAAGTAGTTTGCAATGACCGTCTGGGCAAAAAAGTGAGAGTGAAGTGCAA ctgtgatgacACCATTCGGGACCTGAAAAAGCTCATTGCTGCCCAGACTGGTACTCGGTGGGACAAGATTGTGCTAAAGAAATG gTACACAATTTTCAAGGACCACGTGTCGCTGGCAGATT ATGAAATCCACGATGGCATGAACTTAGAATTATATTACCAGTAG